In Hyperolius riggenbachi isolate aHypRig1 chromosome 10, aHypRig1.pri, whole genome shotgun sequence, a genomic segment contains:
- the LOC137535778 gene encoding uncharacterized protein has product MVPAVHKSVALENSVGRLQDRIRVSPTPAVCGNSTAKITRPKEGITGGGCFPSGKKSDPRGTILPERPRVLLTSFSDKKASGSLQIYSKFKGVEQGRKIQEVSNGQCEVCNNPVAKRLFSSFSGPQRCLPACTSSSRVPAIPKICNSPTRREIKVHQYKKSHGTSRSVKLSLPCSTMGSIPCQEPAVVDTKELEQEHFSTRKEDSDPIRCESVVKLVAGTVSPIGRPHVVFSSTKNHNDGCQYVGVGRSHGLSTSTRAVVQGYGNKILQQQRTGSSMEKPSILQGSNQSVSCPDQVRQQQCSGLPESSGRNKKSSVVVSDSKDSALGREQLNIRQSSSFEGDLQCCGRLSQQVSDITRRMVSESRSICSDQPGMGHPCSRLIRKETKFKVSKVLLPVSKGQSVGNRRFLDRVAVEPDVCISPNTSDIKGSEQDYAGQSTSNSHSTFLAEKTVVCSVTEFSDVSTNNVTSQNRFVVAGPSSSPGLQASSPFSMEIEWGILKSKGFSDKLSETLIQSRKKVTRQIYQKTWKIYCEWCTRKEKDSRLSASALEFLQDGFQMGLSSSTLKVQTAALSVYLERRLAQEEFFLRFFQGIKRLRPVVISKVPPWDLNVVLQSLCEHPFEPLDQIPDKFLTLKTAFLLAITTARRVSELQALSIKPPYCTISEDRITLRPDFAFLPKVTSKFHRSQEIFLPSFCDKPTNEKERKLHCLDVRRCILHYLERTASWRRSDALLVLFAGKFKGRQASKTSIARWIRQTITAAYQTQGRPLPTSIKAHSTRSVSTSWAERAGASIEQICRAATWSSQNTFVKHYRLNLLANTELAFGRKVLQAVVPP; this is encoded by the exons ATGGTGCCAGCGGTTCACAAGTCAGTGGCTCTTGAAAATAGTGTTGGAAGGTTACAAGATAGAATTCGAGTATCCCCCACCCCTGCAGTATGTGGTAACTCCACAGCCAAAATCACCAGACCAAAGGAAGGCATTACAGGAGGAGGTTGCTTCCCTTCTGGAAAAAAGAGTGATCCGAGAGGTACCATCCTGCCAGAGAGGCCAAGGGTTCTACTCACCAGTTTTTCtgataaaaaagcctcagggagccTTCAGATTTATTCTAAATTTAAAGGGGTTGAACAGGGCCGTAAAATACAGGAAGTTTCGAATGGACAATGTGAAGTCTGTAATAACCCTGTTGCAAAAAGACTGTTTTCTAGCTTCTCTGGACCTCAAAGATGCCTACCTGCATGTACCAGTTCATCTAGAGTCCCAGCAATTCCTAAGATTTGCAATTCACCTACAAGAAGAG aaaTCAAGGTCCATCAGTATAAGAAAAGCCATGGCACTTCTCGGTCTGTTAAGCTCAGTCTTCCCTGCAGTACAATGGGGTCAATTCCATGCCAGGAACCTGCAGTTGTGGATACTAAGGAGCTGGAACAGGAACATTTCAGCACTAGAAAGGAAGATTCTGATCCCATACGGTGTGAAAGTGTCGTTAAACTGGTGGCAGGAACTGTCTCACCTATCGGAAGGCCGCATGTGGTTTTTTCCAGTACAAAGAATCATAACGACGGATGCCAGTACGTGGGGGTGGGGCGCTCACATGGACTCTCTACCAGCACAAGGGCAGTGGTCCAGGGCTATGGCAATAAGATCCTCCAACAGCAGAGAACTGGAAGCAGTATGGAGAAGCCTTCAATTCTTCAAGGATCAAATCAATCAGTGTCATGTCCTGATCAGGTCCGACAACAGCAGTGTAGTGGCTTACCTGAATCATCAGGGAGGAACAAGAAGTCGTCGGTTGTGGTCTCAGACAGCAAGGATTCTGCATTGGGCAGAGAGCAACTTAACATCCGTCAGAGCAGTTCATTTGAAGGGGACTTGCAATGTTGTGGCAGACTATCTCAGCAGGTCAGCGATATTACAAGACGAATGGTCTCTGAATCCAGAAGTATTTGTTCAGATCAGCCAGGCATGGGGCACCCCTGCAGTAGACTTATTCGCAAGGAGACAAAATTCAAAGTGTCTAAAGTTTTGCTCCCTGTATCCAAAGGACAATCCGTGGGAAATAGACGCTTTCTCGATAGAGTGGCGGTTGAACCTGATGTATGCATTTCCCCCAATACCTCTGATATCAAGGGTTCTGAACAAGATtatgcaggacagagcacaagtaaTTCTCATAGTACCTTTTTGGCCGAAAAGACCGTGGTTTGCTCTGTTACAGAATTTAGCGATGTGTCAACCAATAATGTTACCAGTCAGAACAGATTTGTTGTCGCAGGGCCCAGTTCTTCACCCGGACTTCAAGCGTCTTCACCTTTCAGCATGGAGATTGAGTGGGGAATCCTGAAATCAAAGGGGTTTTCGGATAAACTTTCTGAAACGTTAATACAATCCCGCAAGAAGGTGACGAGGCAGATTTATCAGAAGACATGGAAAATTTACTGTGAATGGTGTACAAGGAAAGAGAAGGATTCTAGACTTTCCGCCTCAGCTCTGGAATTTCTTCAGGATGGATTTCAGATGGGGTTAAGTTCCAGCACTCTTAAAGTTCAGACAGCAGCTTTGAGTGTAtatttagagagaagattagCTCAGGAGGAGTTTTTTCTTCGTTTTTTTCAGGGAATTAAACGTCTCAGGCCTGTGGTGATATCTAAGGTGCCCCCTTGGGACTTGAATGTGGTGTTACAGAGTCTTTGTGAACATCCCTTTGAGCCTCTGGATCAGATTCCAGATAAATTTCTGACGTTGAAAACGGCCTTTCTTCTGGCAATCACCACAGCCAGGAGAGTCAGCGAACTTCAGGCCTTATCCATTAAGCCACCTTATTGTACCATCTCGGAGGATAGGATTACTCTACGTCCAGACTTTGCATTCCTTCCTAAAGTGACTTCAAAGTTTCATCGATCTCAGGAGATCTTTCTGCCATCATTCTGTGATAAACCAACTAATGAAAAGGAGAGGAAGCTTCATTGTTTGGATGTTAGAAGGTGTATCCTTCATTATCTTGAAAGGACTGCATCTTGGAGAAGATCAGATGCCTTGTTggtgctgtttgcggggaaattcAAGGGGAGGCAAGCCTCTAAGACATCAATTGCAAGATGGATCAGACAAACTATCACCGCGGCTTATCAGACTCAAGGGAGGCCTTTACCGACCTCAATTAAAGCTCACTCCACAAGAAGTGTATCaacatcttgggcagagagggcaggcgcCTCGATAGAGCAGATTTGCAGAGCGGCCACCTGGTCCAGCCAAAATACGTTTGTCAAACATTATAGACTAAACTTATTAGCCAATACTGAGCTAGCATTCGGAAGAAAGGTGTTGCAGGCAGTAGTCCCTCCCTAA